The Ornithorhynchus anatinus isolate Pmale09 chromosome X2, mOrnAna1.pri.v4, whole genome shotgun sequence genome window below encodes:
- the LOC103168722 gene encoding defensin-A3 isoform X1 produces the protein MQTLSFLLALLFLVAQTPAQPTGEGEKGGTIQEPEATEAQDTAAVLMAAGAADGDDSDTKQLDTTFCRCRVSCNILEKYSGKCELSGRTARICCRKIKP, from the exons ATGCAGACCCTCAGCTtcctcctggccctcctcttTCTGGTTGCCCAGACCCCGGCCCAGCccactggggagggagagaaagggggcacAATCCAGGAACCAGAGGCCACGGAGGCCCAGGATACTGCCGCCGTCCTGATGGCTGCTGGAGCAGCAGACGGCGATGACTCGG ATACCAAACAGCTGGACACCACCTTCTGCAGATGCAGGGTATCTTGCAACATTTTGGAGAAGTATTCTGGGAAATGCGAGCTATCGGGCCGGACCGCCAGGATTTGCTGCCGTAAGATCAA ACCCTGA
- the LOC103168722 gene encoding defensin-A3 isoform X2, which produces MRTLGLLLALLFLAAQTPAQLMGEEAEEATGRPEATEAQEAAAALMAARAADRHVTDPEQQRIITCSCRTFCFLGERISGRCYQSVFIYRLCCRG; this is translated from the exons ATGCGGACCCTTGGCCTTCTGCTGGCCCTCCTCTTCCTGGCCGCCCAGACCCCAGCCCAACTcatgggggaggaggcagaagaggccaCGGGCCGACCAGAGGCCACAGAGGCCCAGGAGGCAGCAGCCGCCCTGATGGCTGCCAGAGCCGCAGACCGCCATGTCACAG ACCCTGAACAGCAAAGGATCATCACTTGCTCCTGCAGGACATTTTGCTTCCTTGGGGAGCGAATCTCTGGGAGATGCTATCAATCAGTCTTCATCTACAGGCTTTGCTGCAGAGGCTAA
- the LOC114807392 gene encoding defensin-A4-like, with product MKILYLLSSVLCLVSWTLVQGAEVREEFLVQNGQVDMARVPGADQLSLNTDAPQSFVLKTPYLGVHEARSCFCRCKPNCLGPEAQMGTCNSNRRLCCRC from the exons ATGAAGATCCTCTACCTGCTCAGCTCTGTCCTCTGCCTGGTCTCCTGGACCCTGGTCCAGGGGGCTGAGGTCAGGGAAGAGTTCCTGGTCCAGAATGGACAAGTGGACATGGCCAGAGTCCCTGGGGCTGACCAGTTGTCGCTGAACACCGATGCTCCTCAGAGCTTCGTGCTCAAGACCCCCTATCTAG GTGTCCATGAGGCGAGGAGCTGTTTCTGTCGCTGTAAGCCAAACTGCTTGGGTCCAGAAGCCCAGATGGGGACCTGCAACAGTAACAGACGCCTCTGCTGTAGGTGCTGA